In Bacillus thuringiensis, the DNA window ATAAGAGGAGATTTGTAAGTAAGCATTGAATTATAGTAAGGATGCATATAATGGAGAGGAGGCTCGTTCATGTCATTTAAAGACTATGAATATAAACGGCCAAATATTGAAGAATTAAAAGAGAAGTTTACTGTTGCTTTAGAGAAGTTTGATAACGCAAAAACGGTAGAAGAACAAAAACAAGTCATTCATTCAATTAACGAAATTCGCAACGATTTTGGTACAATGGGGAATCTTTGTTACATTCGTCATTCTGTTGATACGACAGATGCTTTTTATAAGGAAGAGCAAGATTTCTTTGATGAATTCTCTCCAGTTGTACAAGGATATGGTACAAAGTATTATCATGCGTTAATTCATTCTCCATTCCGTGAAGAATTAGAAGCGTATTATGGGAAGCAATTATTTGCTCTTGCGGAGTGTGATTTAAAAACATATTCTGATGAAGTCGTGAAAGATTTACAATTAGAGAATAAATTGTCTTCACAATATACGCAGTTATTAGCATCTGCAAAAATTGATTTTGCAGGAGAAGAAAGAACGTTATCGCAGCTTATTCCATTTATGCAAGGGAAAGAAAGAAGTGAACGTAAAGCAGCAAGTGAAGCATATTACGGATTTTTAGCTGGGAATGAGGAAGAGTTAGATCGTATTTATGACGAGCTTGTTAAAGTGAGAACGAAAATCGCTAAATCTTTAGGTTTCAAAAACTTTGTTGAACTTGGATATGCAAGAATGTACCGTACAGATTATAATGCGGAAATGGTGGCGAATTATCGTCAGCAAGTGCTAGATTATATCGTTCCCGTTACAACGGAATTAAGGAAACGCCAACAAGCACGTATCGGTGTAGAGAAGTTAGCGTATTACGATGAAAACTTTGAATTTTCTACAGGTAACCCAACTCCAAAAGGAGATGCTGATTGGATTGTTAATCATGGGAAAACGATGTATAAAGAGTTATCAGCTGAAACGGATGAATTTTTCAATTTCATGCTAGATAATGATTTATTAGATTTAGTTGCGAAAAAAGGAAAAGCTGGTGGCGGATATTGTACATATATTGAGAATTATAAAGCGCCATTTATTTTCTCAAACTTTAACGGAACATCTGGCGACATTGATGTATTAACACATGAAGCTGGTCATGCTTTCCAAGTATATGAAAGCCGTAAGTTTGAAATTCCAGAATACAATTGGCCAACGTATGAAGCATGTGAAATTCATTCTATGAGTATGGAATTCTTTACATGGCCATGGATGAAGTCATTCTTTGAAGAAGATGCAGATAAATATTATTTCTCTCACTTAAGTTCAGCGCTTCTGTTTTTACCATATGGTGTATCTGTTGATGAATATCAACATTATGTATATGAAAATCCAGAAGCATCACCAGAAGAGCGTAAGACAGCATGGCGTAATATAGAGAAAAAGTATTTGCCGCATCGTGATTATGAAGATAATGATTATTTAGAACGCGGTGGATTCTGGCAACGTCAAGGACATATTTATAGCTCGCCGTTCTACTATATCGACTACACATTAGCACAAATTTGCGCACTGCAATTTTGGAAACGTGCAAGAGATAATAGACAAGAGGCGTGGGAAGATTATGTAAATCTGTGCCAACAAGGTGGAAGTAAATCATTCTTGGAATTAGTAGACGTTGCAAATTTAACATCACCATTTGCTGAAGGCTGTGTGAAAAGTGTCATTACAGAAATAGAAGCATGGCTACATGCGATTGACGACACAAAATTGTAAAAAACATGCGCTTTTTTTCACATGTTTAACATCGACATAATGAGAAAATGATGAGATAATAAAAGAAAATTCAGAATACTAAAAAGGTGTTTCTAATAGGGAGCACCTTTTTTCACCAACAAAAAGGGGGGAAAGAAGTATGCTTCAATCTAATATGGATGTGAGTTTAGAAAGTTTGGTGAACTCGTTACAGTCTACCCGAAGCACGCTATTATCAGAAATTGAAATGTTAAATGATACAGAAGTGAATGTAAAGCCGCGCCGTGATAAATGGAGTATTATTCAAATTTTGCATCATCTACATTTAGTTGAACAATCTGTCACGTCTGCCCTTGTATATGCTTTACAAAAAAATGAAAGAAACACGACTCCATTTAAAGACCTCCAACTTACGCTTGATCGCACACATAAACGAGAAGCTCCTCTGCAAATGAAACCAACAGAAACATTAATGAAAAAACAGCAAGGAATTCAATTACTAGAACATTCACGAAAAGAATTATTACACGCACTTCATAGTGTGATAGATGAAAAAGATTTATTTGAAAATGGATTAAAGCATCCTGTTTTTAACGATCTAAATTTGTATCAGTGGATTCAATTTCTTGATTTGCATGAACAAAGACATCTTACGCAGTTAAAAGAGGCGAAACACGCAATTTTACAGCGATAATTAGAAGGAAGTGGGAGACCACTTCTTTTTTGATACGTGCATAGTTTTCTTTCTTATTTTGGAATACTACATGGAGAAAGAAAAGAAGGAGTTGGAAAGTATGTCCAAGAAAAAGAAAGAAGAAGAGCGCGCGTGGAAAGCACGTAAAGAAAATCAAAAACCACATGGAAAAGTGAAAGCCTTTGCTGAATTAGTTGAAGGAACAGAAAAAACGTGATGATTATTTCATCACGTTTTTTGTATGAGTGGAAAAGTTAATAAGAAGGTTGTACCAGTACCTTTTTCGCTTATAATATCAATTTTTCCGTTCATAGCTTGTATAACACTGAATACGACCATCATTCCAAGACCAGTACCTTTTTCTTTTGTTGAGTAGAAAGGGGATCCAAGGCGTTTTACTTGTTCTTGATCCATACCAATTCCTGTATCTTTGATATACAATTGTATATGTTTATGGTCTGGAACTAAAGTAAGTACGAGATCACCGCCTGTAGGCATAGCCTCAATACAGTTTTTTAAAATATTTAATAAACATTGGTTTAGTTTTTGTTTTTCACCAGCGATATAGAAAGATGTACTTTGTTTGATGTAGTGGATACGAACGTTTGTTAAATTAGCAAGAGGTGTGATTAAAGATAGGGCATGCAATAATTCTTCCTCTACTTGTAACTGTTGTTCTTTTTCAATACTTGGTTTCGCGAAAGTTAAGTAGTCTGTAAGAACATGATTTGCTTGTTCGATTCCGTTGATGGCTATGTCGATATATAATTTTCGCTCTTGCTCAGTGCATGTATTTGACTGCAAAAGTTGTAAAAATCCTTTTGTTGAAGTTAATGGATTGCGAATCTCATGAGAGATGGACGCTGCCATTTCGCCAATTAAATGGAATTTTTCGGCATTCATAAGTTCGTTTTGAAGACGAACTTGCATTTGTAGTATGTGTAGCAAATATAAAATAAGGATTGTTCCAATTATTGTACATATTTCGTATACGATAATATGAGGTATGTAATCTGCACTATTTGTAACCTCTGAAAGGAAAGATGGTATCCAACCCAAGCCAAATATGAGACTGTAAAAGATAGCGAGTGCTATTTTTATACGATTAGAACTTCGGTTAAATAGTTTGTATGTTAATAGTAGAACAATAAATAGTAGAACCGAAGCGGTAAGAGATGGGAATACACCTATTCCACCTAATAAGAAGCGGTATATGTTTAATACAGCTAAGATGGAAGCACCAGCAATAGGACCTCCTGTTAATGTACCGACAATTAATACGATATGGCGCATATCAAATTGAAAGCCATAATTTGTTTTTGCTCCGAAAGTAATACATAGTATGGTAGTGAGGCAACACAATGTAATAAATATAGCTGAATTTAATTTAGGAGATCGTTTCCC includes these proteins:
- a CDS encoding ATP-binding protein — its product is MLVYHLFWNQKGKRSPKLNSAIFITLCCLTTILCITFGAKTNYGFQFDMRHIVLIVGTLTGGPIAGASILAVLNIYRFLLGGIGVFPSLTASVLLFIVLLLTYKLFNRSSNRIKIALAIFYSLIFGLGWIPSFLSEVTNSADYIPHIIVYEICTIIGTILILYLLHILQMQVRLQNELMNAEKFHLIGEMAASISHEIRNPLTSTKGFLQLLQSNTCTEQERKLYIDIAINGIEQANHVLTDYLTFAKPSIEKEQQLQVEEELLHALSLITPLANLTNVRIHYIKQSTSFYIAGEKQKLNQCLLNILKNCIEAMPTGGDLVLTLVPDHKHIQLYIKDTGIGMDQEQVKRLGSPFYSTKEKGTGLGMMVVFSVIQAMNGKIDIISEKGTGTTFLLTFPLIQKT
- a CDS encoding DinB family protein; translation: MLQSNMDVSLESLVNSLQSTRSTLLSEIEMLNDTEVNVKPRRDKWSIIQILHHLHLVEQSVTSALVYALQKNERNTTPFKDLQLTLDRTHKREAPLQMKPTETLMKKQQGIQLLEHSRKELLHALHSVIDEKDLFENGLKHPVFNDLNLYQWIQFLDLHEQRHLTQLKEAKHAILQR
- a CDS encoding DUF6254 family protein → MSKKKKEEERAWKARKENQKPHGKVKAFAELVEGTEKT
- a CDS encoding M3 family oligoendopeptidase, which codes for MSFKDYEYKRPNIEELKEKFTVALEKFDNAKTVEEQKQVIHSINEIRNDFGTMGNLCYIRHSVDTTDAFYKEEQDFFDEFSPVVQGYGTKYYHALIHSPFREELEAYYGKQLFALAECDLKTYSDEVVKDLQLENKLSSQYTQLLASAKIDFAGEERTLSQLIPFMQGKERSERKAASEAYYGFLAGNEEELDRIYDELVKVRTKIAKSLGFKNFVELGYARMYRTDYNAEMVANYRQQVLDYIVPVTTELRKRQQARIGVEKLAYYDENFEFSTGNPTPKGDADWIVNHGKTMYKELSAETDEFFNFMLDNDLLDLVAKKGKAGGGYCTYIENYKAPFIFSNFNGTSGDIDVLTHEAGHAFQVYESRKFEIPEYNWPTYEACEIHSMSMEFFTWPWMKSFFEEDADKYYFSHLSSALLFLPYGVSVDEYQHYVYENPEASPEERKTAWRNIEKKYLPHRDYEDNDYLERGGFWQRQGHIYSSPFYYIDYTLAQICALQFWKRARDNRQEAWEDYVNLCQQGGSKSFLELVDVANLTSPFAEGCVKSVITEIEAWLHAIDDTKL